One window of the Sparus aurata chromosome 17, fSpaAur1.1, whole genome shotgun sequence genome contains the following:
- the LOC115568105 gene encoding carcinoembryonic antigen-related cell adhesion molecule 1-like, with protein MEKAVIQFIIVGVFSGLTKGAGVLPDGPLNETLGGTMVFNATVIPPEQTFSFVQWQFGDKIIINTATGVTADYAGRVTLFTSTGSLELRNLVLNDSGEYNVVTVSQDGSRNSGTTQLEVYERISGVAVTSSTNLPIEEKSVNLTCDAAAGSFFTRLWMKDDSDLILTDNMAFYEGNRVLSFKSLNKTDSGKYSCEISNPVSNDKAQYIMIVNSIQGKTSGCSAGCIAGIVIACLAVCAAAGGGGYYLYTKK; from the exons ATGGAAAAAGCTGTGATACAATTCATCATTGTGGGAGTCTTCTCAG GTTTAACCAAAGGAGCTGGTGTGTTGCCAGATGGTCCTCTGAATGAAACATTGGGAGGGACAATGGTGTTCAATGCAACAGTGATTCCACctgaacaaacattttcatttgtgcAATGGCAATTTGGTGACAAAATTATAATCAATACAGCTACTGGTGTTACTGCAGATTATGCAGGCAGGGTCACCCTCTTCACTTCTACTGGATCTCTGGAGCTCAGGAATCTGGTTCTGAATGACAGTGGAGAATACAACGTTGTTACTGTATCACAGGATGGATCAAGAAACTCAGGAACCACCCAACTGGAAGTTTATG AGAGAATATCAGGCGTTGCTGTCACATCATCAACAAACCTGCCGATTGAGGAAAAATCTGTCAACTTAAcctgtgatgctgctgctggctccTTCTTTACCAGACTGTGGATGAAAGATGATTCAGATCTGATCCTGACTGACAACATGGCATTTTACGAGGGGAACAGAGTTCTGTCCTTTAAAAGTCTGAATAAAacagacagtggaaaatattcTTGTGAAATCAGCAACCCTGTCAGCAATGATAAAGCTCAGTACATCATGATTGTTAACT ccATCCAAGGTAAAACATCAGGCTGTTCGGCTGGTTGCATTGCTGGAATAGTAATTGCATGTTTGGCCGTCTGTGCAGCAGCTGGTGGTGGAGGGTACTACCTCTATACCAAAAA GTGa
- the LOC115567855 gene encoding carcinoembryonic antigen-related cell adhesion molecule 5-like isoform X1 translates to MELLPLLCVVSVAFTGLTKGAGVLPDGPLNAAVGGKVMFNATVIPPARTFSFVQWQFKDIVIINTATGVTAGYAGRVTLFDTTGSLELRNLVLSDSGEYNVVTISQNGSEKSGNTTLEVYVPLSNVMVTPSSTDLVEFNSSVSLSCSASGTSPSFLWLNSSSEVTQSDRVQVTDEGANLTIVNVTRFDQGPFSCNVSNPVSNGASEPVTLSINYGPENINLTVNVAKEYYVEGSNISLSCSAVSRPAAQFYWLLNRDNLNDTGPELKLMNIQMSQSGNYSCQAFNNKTLRNETSQSSAVTVLERISGAAVTSSNRPIEEKSVNLTCDAAAGSISISISRLWKKNDLNLILADNMALYEENRVLSFKSLNKTDNGKYSCEISNPVSNDKAEYIMIVKYGPENVQIQGQSKIDFGKTLTLTCSAESEPSASYTWTLNGTEIHNSSVFTKVITGLSDSGNYTCQAMNKITERTLSAVHQVTVTGNPASPSVCSAGCIAGIVIVCLVVVGAAVGGIVYYISKRKKRPKTLSNSNTVTTRAGGGQNNTGYSGSQELNYADVTIFQNRNGGRVHLGSQNETSDYAEVKTTSSAAGSTPPTCDDHMQRVKRQAPQPGGYGVNVYAQVKKN, encoded by the exons ATGGAGTTATTACCTTTACTTTGTGTTGTCTCTGTGGCTTTCACAG GTTTAACCAAAGGAGCTGGTGTGTTGCCAGATGGTCCTCTGAATGCAGCTGTGGGAGGGAAAGTGATGTTCAATGCAACAGTGATTCCACCAGCACgaacattttcatttgtgcAATGGCAATTTAAAGACATAGTTATAATCAATACAGCTACTGGTGTTACTGCAGGCTATGCAGGCAGGGTCACCCTCTTCGATACTACTGGATCTCTGGAGCTCAGGAATCTGGTTCTGAGTGACAGTGGAGAATACAACGTTGTTACTATATCACAGAATGGATCAGAAAAATCAGGAAACACCACACTGGAAGTTTATG TGCCGCTCTCCAATGTAATGGTAACTCCCAGCAGCACAGACTTGGTGGAGTTCAACAGCTCTGTCAGTCTGTCCTGCTCCGCCTCTGGaacctctccctctttcctctggCTGAACAGCAGCTCTGAAGTTACACAAAGTGACAGAGTTCAGGTCACTGATGAAGGCGCCAACCTCACTATAGTCAATGTGACCCGCTTTGACCAGGGACCATTTAGCTGTAATGTGTCCAATCCAGTAAGCAATGGTGCCAGTGAACCGGTAACCCTCTCCATCAACT ATGGCCctgaaaatataaatttgaCAGTAAATGTGGCAAAGGAATACTATGTGGAAGGTTCAAACATCAGCCTGTCCTGCTCAGCGGTCTCCAGACCTGCAGCCCAGTTTTACTGGCTTCTAAATCGAGACAACCTGAATGATACTGGACCAGAGCTCAAACTGATGAACATTCAGATGAGTCAGAGTGGAAACTACAGCTGTCAGGCCTTTAACAACAAAACTCTGAGAAATGAAACATCTCAGTCTTCAGCTGTAACTGTGCTAG AGAGAATATCAGGTGCTGCTGTCACATCATCAAACCGGCCGATTGAGGAAAAATCTGTCAACTTAAcctgtgatgctgctgctggctccatctccatctccatctccagaCTGTGGAAGAAGAATGACTTAAATTTGATCCTGGCTGACAACATGGCACTTTACGAGGAGAACAGAGTTCTGTCCTTTAAAAGTCTGAATAAAACAGACAATGGAAAATATTCTTGTGAAATCAGCAACCCTGTCAGCAACGATAAAGCTGAGTACATCATGATTGTTAAGT ATGGACCAGAAAATGTCCAAATCCAAGGCCAAAGCAAGATCGATTTTGGCAAAACCTTAACATTAACCTGCTCTGCTGAGTCTGAACCATCTGCTAGTTACACCTGGACACTGAATGGGACAGAGATACACAATTCTTCTGTGTTCACGAAAGTCATCACTGGTCTTTCTGACAGTGGCAACTACACCTGTCAAGCCATGAACAAAATAACTGAGAGAACATTGTCAGCGGTGCATCAAGTGACTGTAACAG GAAACCCAGCCAGCCCATCAGTCTGTTCAGCTGGTTGCATCGCTGGAATTGTAATTGTGTGTTTGGTCGTCGTTGGAGCAGCTGTTGGGGGTATAGTGTACTATATCTCTAAAAGAAA AAAACGGCCAAAAACATTGTCCAACAGCAACACAGTGACAACCAGGG CAGGTGGCGGCCAGAACAACACAGGATACTCAGGAAGTCAG GAGCTGAACTACGCAGATGTCACGATCTTTCAGAACAGAAATGGTGGGAGAGTCCACCTGGGGTCACAGAATGAGACATCGGACTACGCTGAGGTGAAAACGACCAGTTCTGCTGCAGGATCAACGCCTCCTACGTGTGATGACCACATGCAGCGTGTGAAGAGGCAAGCTCCTCAGCCTGGTGGCTATGGTGTGAATGTTTATGCTCAGGTTAAGAAGAACTGA
- the LOC115567855 gene encoding carcinoembryonic antigen-related cell adhesion molecule 5-like isoform X2 has translation MELLPLLCVVSVAFTGLTKGAGVLPDGPLNAAVGGKVMFNATVIPPARTFSFVQWQFKDIVIINTATGVTAGYAGRVTLFDTTGSLELRNLVLSDSGEYNVVTISQNGSEKSGNTTLEVYVPLSNVMVTPSSTDLVEFNSSVSLSCSASGTSPSFLWLNSSSEVTQSDRVQVTDEGANLTIVNVTRFDQGPFSCNVSNPVSNGASEPVTLSINYGPENINLTVNVAKEYYVEGSNISLSCSAVSRPAAQFYWLLNRDNLNDTGPELKLMNIQMSQSGNYSCQAFNNKTLRNETSQSSAVTVLERISGAAVTSSNRPIEEKSVNLTCDAAAGSISISISRLWKKNDLNLILADNMALYEENRVLSFKSLNKTDNGKYSCEISNPVSNDKAEYIMIVKYGPENVQIQGQSKIDFGKTLTLTCSAESEPSASYTWTLNGTEIHNSSVFTKVITGLSDSGNYTCQAMNKITERTLSAVHQVTVTGNPASPSVCSAGCIAGIVIVCLVVVGAAVGGIVYYISKRKKRPKTLSNSNTVTTRGGGQNNTGYSGSQELNYADVTIFQNRNGGRVHLGSQNETSDYAEVKTTSSAAGSTPPTCDDHMQRVKRQAPQPGGYGVNVYAQVKKN, from the exons ATGGAGTTATTACCTTTACTTTGTGTTGTCTCTGTGGCTTTCACAG GTTTAACCAAAGGAGCTGGTGTGTTGCCAGATGGTCCTCTGAATGCAGCTGTGGGAGGGAAAGTGATGTTCAATGCAACAGTGATTCCACCAGCACgaacattttcatttgtgcAATGGCAATTTAAAGACATAGTTATAATCAATACAGCTACTGGTGTTACTGCAGGCTATGCAGGCAGGGTCACCCTCTTCGATACTACTGGATCTCTGGAGCTCAGGAATCTGGTTCTGAGTGACAGTGGAGAATACAACGTTGTTACTATATCACAGAATGGATCAGAAAAATCAGGAAACACCACACTGGAAGTTTATG TGCCGCTCTCCAATGTAATGGTAACTCCCAGCAGCACAGACTTGGTGGAGTTCAACAGCTCTGTCAGTCTGTCCTGCTCCGCCTCTGGaacctctccctctttcctctggCTGAACAGCAGCTCTGAAGTTACACAAAGTGACAGAGTTCAGGTCACTGATGAAGGCGCCAACCTCACTATAGTCAATGTGACCCGCTTTGACCAGGGACCATTTAGCTGTAATGTGTCCAATCCAGTAAGCAATGGTGCCAGTGAACCGGTAACCCTCTCCATCAACT ATGGCCctgaaaatataaatttgaCAGTAAATGTGGCAAAGGAATACTATGTGGAAGGTTCAAACATCAGCCTGTCCTGCTCAGCGGTCTCCAGACCTGCAGCCCAGTTTTACTGGCTTCTAAATCGAGACAACCTGAATGATACTGGACCAGAGCTCAAACTGATGAACATTCAGATGAGTCAGAGTGGAAACTACAGCTGTCAGGCCTTTAACAACAAAACTCTGAGAAATGAAACATCTCAGTCTTCAGCTGTAACTGTGCTAG AGAGAATATCAGGTGCTGCTGTCACATCATCAAACCGGCCGATTGAGGAAAAATCTGTCAACTTAAcctgtgatgctgctgctggctccatctccatctccatctccagaCTGTGGAAGAAGAATGACTTAAATTTGATCCTGGCTGACAACATGGCACTTTACGAGGAGAACAGAGTTCTGTCCTTTAAAAGTCTGAATAAAACAGACAATGGAAAATATTCTTGTGAAATCAGCAACCCTGTCAGCAACGATAAAGCTGAGTACATCATGATTGTTAAGT ATGGACCAGAAAATGTCCAAATCCAAGGCCAAAGCAAGATCGATTTTGGCAAAACCTTAACATTAACCTGCTCTGCTGAGTCTGAACCATCTGCTAGTTACACCTGGACACTGAATGGGACAGAGATACACAATTCTTCTGTGTTCACGAAAGTCATCACTGGTCTTTCTGACAGTGGCAACTACACCTGTCAAGCCATGAACAAAATAACTGAGAGAACATTGTCAGCGGTGCATCAAGTGACTGTAACAG GAAACCCAGCCAGCCCATCAGTCTGTTCAGCTGGTTGCATCGCTGGAATTGTAATTGTGTGTTTGGTCGTCGTTGGAGCAGCTGTTGGGGGTATAGTGTACTATATCTCTAAAAGAAA AAAACGGCCAAAAACATTGTCCAACAGCAACACAGTGACAACCAGGG GTGGCGGCCAGAACAACACAGGATACTCAGGAAGTCAG GAGCTGAACTACGCAGATGTCACGATCTTTCAGAACAGAAATGGTGGGAGAGTCCACCTGGGGTCACAGAATGAGACATCGGACTACGCTGAGGTGAAAACGACCAGTTCTGCTGCAGGATCAACGCCTCCTACGTGTGATGACCACATGCAGCGTGTGAAGAGGCAAGCTCCTCAGCCTGGTGGCTATGGTGTGAATGTTTATGCTCAGGTTAAGAAGAACTGA